The sequence TTAAAGGTGTAAACCCAAGTATATTGAAAATTTTCAggtaaatataataaaaattctttttataaataaataaatatatatatattatatgtttcatttaaaataaaaaattagtttTTATGATCTAGAAGATGCTTATTTCCTTTATGATATTAAGagtattcatatatatatggatgtgggaaaaaaaaaaaaaaaaaaaactgttatattaaaagatttaaatgataattttttcaaCGCTATATTGCTTTGTATgaatgaaataataatttatttaaaaatacataactTAAAAAGAAGCTTGctaaataaatcaaataaaaaaaagaaaaaaaaagtagaatTAGATGAAGAAATTTACTTTGTTAAATCtgttaaaaatgaaaataacctatataaaaatagaataaaagaTGTTATATATgcaaataaaacaaaaaatataaaacataaTTTTACTGATGTAAAAAATCTAGAAAAGGAAAgtgtaaataatttaatttgtttCGATGAGAATAATGATGATATTAAGGAAAAATTGAAATCAAAAGAATTACCATCCAATAACTCtgaacaatttttttataaatatttaaatgatatattgaaaaaagaagaagatgaattaaaagaagTTAATGAAAATTACGATATTACcaaaaatgaatatacatCTCATACGTCGGATAGCATTGAACAATAAACCTTAATatgaaatttatatataattacaataataaattttatggCTATCTTGAAAACATTCATAATGATTTCAAAAAGTAGtggaataattttaattataatcaaaaatttaaataaataaatatacaaataataaaaatggaattaatgatattaacaataataacaataatcctatttataataaacaaataattataatatagaaataataaatatagtaTAAAGAATACTACAAAAACAGAATAGTCAACAattgttaaaatatttttcacaATCATAACACTTGAAATctctaaatttttattataaaaaatgacgTATAgctaaaaattaataatgaattatatttttccattattattaatatataaattaatataagaaattatactataaatatattattttaagttagcaaaaataattaaaaaaaaaaaaacttagatatctgaaaaaattatatgatattaacgattttaaaaaaataatttttaatttttatatatacaacaagttttacaaaattttacaatatatatatttgtaaacaaaatatataagtaaaaataaaaagaattataaaaaatataaataaaaaaaattgcattataaaaagaagaaaataatatgcTTCTTAAGTattctaaaatatttttaacatatacatgcatatatatatatatatatatatatatatatatatatatatatatatatatatatatatagaatttttttaaacatacTCATAATTATgttgaatttaaaaaatttatgatactgaaattacaaatatatatacgaAAAAAGCAAAAAGGAAAGATGCAGAATAAAAAAGagataaaataagtaaaatattGTGAACAATAAAATCAATAAATATaagttaatatatattaattattttttaaatatatttacataacaattaaaacataaatatatatatataatgataataaaattgaataaGATCAAATTTGCatcattttaaaatattcataaaaaatttattaaaaacataaaattatgataaaataaaatattaaaaaaaatttttagtttatttttaaattatgtatttcacatttaaaaaaattagtttaTTAATGTAAATTGGTTCTGTTATcgcttttttaattttaaaatataattattatattgagcctaagaaataaaaaaaatatatttataaaatataaaaataaatagaaatgTATGAgtaaaattatgtaaaaaagtataaaattatatattagtatttaatgaaaaaaaaaaattacttccAATGTTTTTAGCTTTATGCAACTTTCCGGAATCTCttgataatttaatttttgatctataaaaaatatgaaaatagaataataggaaaaaaagaataatattaatacataataaaagtatattaaaataaataatgtactaaaaaaataaataaaaaattacgaTATTGGGATTTTTCTCTGTAgtaatcattttttattttttttgacaaAATGAAGCACTCATGCTCATAATACTTATATTCCACTTCATATtcaatctaaaaaaaaaggagaaataaaattataataaatttagagaaaaatatatatatcaaaagcaaaataagaaaaagacTTACTTGAAAACGTGAATCACTATTTCTAGGATAGGTATAATTAAAAGTTTTCTTTGTATAAAAAcgaattttatttaatgtagTGTAATTTATTGTGTCAAAATAACTTGTTTTTTGAAGAGAATAAACTGCCTATTTATAAagtggaaaaaaaaatgtttttattgAATTACTAAGTATTCATataatcaatttttttttttttttcaaataaatttaatttatttttatataaaagaataatttgAATATAGGCATAAATATGTGTGCATATAAGTACAAAAATTCGTTTTATCAATAATTTCAAAATtcataaatgataaaaataaaattaaattaaaatattttaatttttttactttaggTTGTTCAAAATGGCtcgataaaaaaaaaataataaacattattaaaaatattaaaatctGAACTAATGAATAATTTCTTTGACTATTACtgacattattattattagtattatAATTTCTATTTAAGTTGATATTGGTTCTGAAAGTTCTATTGTTACATGTAGCAAAATTTATTCCAAAAAAATTACGAAAAAGGTCTTCAGGTGTAAATGAATCatcattataataataatgagcTGTTCTAAAACTTTGTTGCAGATCTTCCTCTGAATTATTATCATATTCatatcttttttctttatttattaaatgttgAAATGCTTTTGaaacttttttaaaagcTTCTTCTGctcctttttctttatttttgtcTGGATGATATAACTTagctaattttttatatgcgCTTCTAATAGTTTCATCAGTGCTATTTTTTGGTATACCTAAAAtttcataataattatttgactttaaaattttttccattaaatcatctttttttttatgacgctcatgtaatttattttgattttctccatatatattattgttatatGTTACTTTTTCCGTTCCTATATTTtcagtt comes from Plasmodium relictum strain SGS1 genome assembly, chromosome: 9 and encodes:
- a CDS encoding DnaJ protein, putative, with product MIGNKEEAFECFNLALKYMNIGNYNHAKKLFLKAKRMFPDIEINDKLKICEEELKKTENIGTEKVTYNNNIYGENQNKLHERHKKKDDLMEKILKSNNYYEILGIPKNSTDETIRSAYKKLAKLYHPDKNKEKGAEEAFKKVSKAFQHLINKEKRYEYDNNSEEDLQQSFRTAHYYYNDDSFTPEDLFRNFFGINFATCNNRTFRTNINLNRNYNTNNNNVSNSQRNYSLVQILIFLIMFIIFFLSSHFEQPKAVYSLQKTSYFDTINYTTLNKIRFYTKKTFNYTYPRNSDSRFQIEYEVEYKYYEHECFILSKKIKNDYYREKSQYHQKLNYQEIPESCIKLKTLEAQYNNYILKLKKR